The Metabacillus schmidteae genome has a segment encoding these proteins:
- a CDS encoding energy-coupling factor transporter transmembrane component T family protein translates to MMNSMIIGKYVPGDSPVHRMDPRAKLLMIFAFVFIVFLANNLFTYLLLGIYTLAIVFMTKLPVRFLIKGLKPVLWIILFTFFLHLFVTKEGSVLLDLGFLKIYEEGLFQGIYISLRFLFLILITTILTLTTTPIEITDGMESLLGPLKKVRLPVHELALMMSISLRFIPTLMEETDKILKAQMARGVDFTGGPIKDRFKAIVPLLVPLFISAFKRAEELATAMEARGYRGGEGRTKLRQLHWSLTDTAYLVLLAILGLALLYLRT, encoded by the coding sequence ATGATGAATAGTATGATAATTGGGAAGTATGTACCAGGTGACTCTCCTGTTCATCGAATGGATCCACGGGCAAAATTATTGATGATTTTTGCTTTTGTTTTTATCGTCTTTTTAGCTAATAATCTTTTTACGTATTTATTATTAGGTATTTACACATTAGCTATCGTATTTATGACAAAGTTACCGGTTCGATTTTTAATTAAAGGGCTTAAACCTGTTTTGTGGATTATTCTCTTTACTTTCTTTCTTCATCTTTTTGTCACAAAGGAAGGAAGTGTTTTACTGGATCTGGGATTTTTGAAAATTTATGAAGAGGGATTGTTCCAAGGAATTTATATATCTCTTCGTTTTCTCTTTCTTATTTTAATTACGACGATTCTAACGTTAACTACTACACCTATTGAAATTACGGATGGGATGGAGAGTTTATTAGGTCCTCTAAAAAAAGTTAGATTACCAGTACATGAGCTTGCTTTAATGATGTCCATTTCATTAAGATTTATTCCAACTTTAATGGAAGAGACAGATAAAATCCTAAAGGCACAAATGGCTAGGGGCGTAGACTTTACAGGAGGTCCTATAAAGGACAGATTTAAGGCAATCGTACCATTGCTTGTCCCACTTTTTATTAGTGCGTTTAAACGTGCAGAAGAGCTCGCTACAGCGATGGAGGCGCGAGGATATAGAGGTGGGGAAGGTAGAACAAAGCTTCGACAATTACACTGGAGTCTCACAGACACAGCATATCTTGTATTACTAGCCATACTAGGGCTTGCATTACTATATTTGCGTACGTAG
- the truA gene encoding tRNA pseudouridine(38-40) synthase TruA, whose protein sequence is MRVKCIVSYDGTRFSGYQVQPNKRTVQSEIEAVLTKLHKGQPIKIHASGRTDAYVHAVGQVIHFDTNLMIPPEKWPYALNSLLPNDIVILEAEYVADHFHSRYDVRKKEYRYKLSTQKMPDVFKRDYSYHFPYKLDVEMMRKACHHLCGTHDFTSFCVAKTEVVDKVRTIYSIDIIEEETDLIFCFTGNGFLYNMVRILMGTLLEIGQGKKTPDQIPAILEGKDRSLSGKTAPGHGLYLWKVYYDN, encoded by the coding sequence ATGAGGGTTAAATGTATTGTATCTTACGATGGTACACGTTTTAGCGGCTATCAGGTACAACCGAATAAAAGAACAGTGCAAAGTGAAATTGAAGCGGTTCTTACAAAGCTTCATAAGGGCCAACCAATCAAAATACATGCATCTGGCAGAACGGATGCGTATGTACATGCTGTAGGTCAGGTTATTCACTTTGACACCAACCTAATGATTCCTCCTGAAAAGTGGCCATATGCCCTAAATAGCCTATTACCAAATGATATCGTTATTTTAGAGGCTGAGTATGTAGCAGATCACTTTCATTCACGATATGATGTAAGAAAGAAAGAATACCGTTATAAACTATCAACGCAAAAAATGCCCGATGTGTTTAAAAGAGACTATTCTTATCATTTTCCGTACAAATTAGATGTGGAAATGATGAGAAAAGCCTGTCATCACCTTTGTGGTACACATGATTTTACTAGTTTTTGTGTAGCAAAAACCGAGGTGGTAGATAAAGTTAGAACCATTTATTCAATAGACATAATAGAAGAGGAAACAGATCTTATTTTTTGTTTTACAGGTAATGGTTTCCTGTATAATATGGTTCGAATTTTAATGGGAACATTATTAGAAATAGGGCAAGGAAAAAAAACACCTGATCAAATACCTGCAATACTTGAAGGTAAAGATAGAAGCTTAAGCGGTAAAACAGCACCTGGACATGGATTATATTTATGGAAAGTTTATTATGACAACTAA
- the rplM gene encoding 50S ribosomal protein L13, which yields MRTTFMANAANIERKWYVVDAEGKTLGRLASEVASILRGKHKPTYTPHVDTGDHVILINAEKIELTGKKLTDKIYYRHSQFPGGLKSRTALEMRTNYPEKMLELAIKGMLPKGSLGRQMAKKLHVYAGSEHPHQAQQPEVYELRG from the coding sequence ATGCGTACAACGTTTATGGCAAACGCTGCAAATATCGAACGTAAATGGTACGTAGTAGATGCTGAAGGCAAAACTTTAGGTCGCCTTGCAAGTGAAGTTGCATCTATTCTACGTGGTAAGCACAAACCAACTTACACACCACACGTTGACACTGGAGATCATGTAATTCTAATCAACGCTGAGAAAATTGAATTAACTGGTAAAAAATTAACTGATAAAATTTATTACCGTCATAGCCAATTCCCTGGCGGATTAAAATCAAGAACTGCATTAGAAATGCGCACGAACTACCCTGAGAAAATGCTTGAATTAGCAATCAAAGGTATGCTTCCAAAAGGTTCTTTAGGTCGTCAAATGGCTAAAAAATTACATGTATATGCTGGTAGCGAACATCCACACCAAGCACAACAACCAGAAGTTTACGAACTTCGCGGATAA
- the rpsI gene encoding 30S ribosomal protein S9, producing the protein MAQVQYYGTGRRKSSVARVRLVPGEGRIVVNSRDIKEYIPSAALIEDIKQPLNLTETAGSYDVLVNVSGGGYAGQAGAIRHGISRALLEADPEYRASLKRAGLLTRDARMKERKKYGLKGARRAPQFSKR; encoded by the coding sequence TTGGCACAGGTTCAATATTACGGTACAGGCCGTCGTAAAAGCTCAGTAGCACGTGTACGTTTAGTTCCAGGCGAAGGTCGTATTGTTGTAAATAGTCGTGATATTAAAGAATATATCCCATCAGCAGCACTTATCGAAGATATTAAACAACCATTAAACTTAACTGAAACTGCAGGTAGCTATGATGTACTTGTAAATGTTTCAGGTGGTGGATATGCAGGTCAAGCAGGCGCTATCCGTCATGGTATCTCTCGTGCTTTATTAGAAGCAGATCCAGAATACCGTGCATCACTTAAGCGTGCTGGTCTATTAACACGTGACGCTCGTATGAAAGAACGTAAAAAATACGGTCTTAAAGGCGCTCGTCGTGCACCTCAGTTCTCAAAACGTTAA
- a CDS encoding site-specific integrase, producing the protein MKKTLIHTNGEKQLQTSKTKASRRVVSVDDKTLAILKKWRSKQIQRYLTLQLADRFRSDDKQPVFTVYNQLKQEMDYCRLAYFNEKLERIYQQNPNLPQINVHAFRHTHASLLFAAGASIKDVQTQLGHTDIKTTMDIYTHVTDEAKEKTAEKFQKYMRF; encoded by the coding sequence TTGAAAAAGACATTGATCCACACAAACGGCGAAAAACAGCTTCAGACATCAAAAACAAAAGCCTCTCGTCGTGTTGTTAGCGTGGATGATAAAACTCTAGCAATTTTAAAAAAATGGCGTAGCAAGCAAATACAGCGCTATCTGACGTTACAACTTGCCGATCGTTTTCGATCTGATGATAAGCAGCCCGTCTTTACGGTCTATAATCAGTTAAAACAGGAAATGGATTATTGCCGACTGGCTTACTTTAATGAAAAGTTGGAGCGGATTTATCAACAGAACCCGAATTTGCCACAAATAAATGTTCACGCATTTAGGCATACACATGCCAGTTTGTTGTTTGCAGCCGGTGCTTCCATTAAAGATGTACAAACCCAGCTCGGTCATACGGATATTAAAACCACTATGGATATTTATACTCATGTGACCGATGAAGCGAAGGAAAAAACAGCGGAGAAGTTCCAGAAGTACATGAGATTTTAG
- a CDS encoding site-specific integrase, with protein sequence MKVQEVLIDDKKRYILIDEYNKPVVPVVKYLKYIDNIGKVENILKSYCHQLKFYFQFLKEKGREYKEVDLDLLAEFISWLRNPYQSSKVVHFKQTKAKRSERTVNTMLTCVQGFYDYLMRIEEYEKDLSEKIKKHMVGNYRSFKPFLHHISRGTVRTALVGRGLSS encoded by the coding sequence ATGAAAGTTCAAGAGGTTTTAATTGATGATAAAAAGCGATATATACTCATTGATGAATACAACAAACCAGTGGTTCCTGTTGTCAAATATCTTAAATATATCGATAACATTGGAAAAGTTGAAAACATATTGAAATCATACTGTCATCAATTGAAATTTTACTTTCAGTTTTTAAAGGAAAAAGGAAGAGAATACAAAGAAGTTGATCTCGATCTATTGGCGGAATTTATATCTTGGTTAAGAAATCCATATCAATCTAGTAAAGTTGTCCACTTTAAACAAACCAAGGCTAAAAGATCAGAGCGAACAGTAAATACAATGTTAACTTGCGTTCAAGGCTTCTATGATTATTTGATGCGTATTGAGGAATATGAAAAAGACCTTTCCGAAAAAATAAAAAAGCACATGGTTGGAAATTACCGATCATTCAAACCGTTTTTACATCATATTTCAAGGGGAACTGTACGCACTGCATTGGTCGGACGTGGACTTTCATCATAA